GCTTAGGGACGATAGTGTTATCCTGCCTGTGGACATGGCGGAAACGCTCGGGATAAGGCTGGGGGATGCGCTGGCCATCCCTGGCATAGACAGGGAGTTTCGGGTCGTAGGCCTGCTTGAGCGAACCGGTTCCCAGGATGACCAGTTCGTATACATGCCTCTTCTTACCGCCCAGCAGATTTTTGATGCCGAGGATAAGCTTACGTCCATCGCAATACAGGTGCATGACATAACCAGGACCGAGGACGTGGTAACGCAGGTAGAGTCGCTACCGGACGTTCAGGCTGTTACCATGACACAGGTGCTCGGAACGGTGGAGACGCTCATGACCCAGGCGCAGGCCATGGTAACCACAATTGTTGTAGTCGCCATATTCATAAGCGCAATCGGGGTGGCCAACACCATTCTCATGTCGGTATTTGAGCGCACGCGGGAGATAGGGATGATGAAGGCCGTGGGCGGTTCGGCGGCAGATATCTTCGCGCTGATTTGGCTTGAGAGCTTGCTGCTTTCGCTGGCGGGTGGGGCGCTCGGGGTCGCAGGGGCCATCAGCGGGGGAAGGCTCCTTGAGGGAGCCGCCCAGGCGTTGCTGCCTTTTGTACCATCCGGCAGCCTGATCGTCGCAGACTGGCGCATCGCAGCCTTTAGCATCGCTCTATCCATACTCCTTGGGATCGTGGCAGGCGCGTTTCCAGCATATCGTGCCGCTGTGATAAGTCCCATGGAAGCGATAAGGAGTGAATGATGTGAGCGCTCTGATCCTCTGTGAGAAGATGAACAAGTACTATAAGCGGGGCAGCGAAGTCGTGCGCGCGCTGCACGAGGTAGATCTGCGCGTGGATGAGGGCGAGTTCATCTCCGTGATGGGCCCTTCGGGTTCTGGTAAGACAAGTCTTCTAAACCTCATCGGATGCCTCGATACACCCTCTTCAGGCAGCTACATTTTTGACGGAAAGCAGACGGCCCAGCTAAGCGAGAGAGCACTCGGGCACATCAGAAGGCAGGGCATCGGCTTTGTGTTCCAGCAGTTCTTCCTCTTATCTACGCTGACTGTGAAGGAAAACGTCGAGCTCCCGCTTCTGTTCGGGAGAGCGCGTGACAGAAACCCCGTGATAGAAGTGCTGGATATGGTGGGTCTCAGGCACAGGCAGGGACATCTGCCCCGGGAGCTGAGCGGGGGTGAGATGCAGAGAGTCGCCATTGCACGGGCCCTGGTGAACAACCCAAGACTCCTGCTTGCTGATGAGCCCACGGGAAACCTGGATTCGGCCAACGCAGACAGGGTGATGGAACTCTTCAGGCAGCTGAACGCAGGCGGAATTACGGTGATCATGGTCACTCACAACAGTGATCTTGCCCGCCAGGCGGAGCGTACCATCACGATACGTGACGGAAGGATAAGAGGTGAATGTGAACAATGGGAAAGGGAGTAATCGTCTTTGTGCTTTTGTTTGCGGTGTTTACGGGCTACTACTTCTTCAGGGGCCTACTTTCGCAAGAAGAAGTGTTCGGTGCGGAGGCGCCAGCTGAGGCCCGGGCGGCACGGATCGGAGAGATCCTGGCCGATCCTGGGGCATACTCCGGGCAAATGCTGGTCGTAGAGGGTAAGATTTCGCTGGTCTGCGGCAGCGGCTGCTGGTTTTATATGGTATCGGCCGGTGAAAGGGAGGGCATCGTGGTGGATCTGGCCCCCGCAGGTCTCACCGTGCCGAGGAGGATTAACGCCAGGGTACGAGTGTATGGCGGAGTGTTGGTTGACGGAAACAGGGTCCTGCTGG
The sequence above is drawn from the Bacillota bacterium genome and encodes:
- a CDS encoding ABC transporter permease, whose protein sequence is MGFFSVASKNLLRHRIRSLLTILAIATGIFMLYSFLAFNKGYQAGLRREVGNMGAHMLAIAKGCPYEATAMIVHGGTITDYLTREDLLRIREMPGVARAVGMFMNQKALEHGKVTVIYGVDEDVFALKPWWVVRGDRQLRDDSVILPVDMAETLGIRLGDALAIPGIDREFRVVGLLERTGSQDDQFVYMPLLTAQQIFDAEDKLTSIAIQVHDITRTEDVVTQVESLPDVQAVTMTQVLGTVETLMTQAQAMVTTIVVVAIFISAIGVANTILMSVFERTREIGMMKAVGGSAADIFALIWLESLLLSLAGGALGVAGAISGGRLLEGAAQALLPFVPSGSLIVADWRIAAFSIALSILLGIVAGAFPAYRAAVISPMEAIRSE
- a CDS encoding ABC transporter ATP-binding protein → MSALILCEKMNKYYKRGSEVVRALHEVDLRVDEGEFISVMGPSGSGKTSLLNLIGCLDTPSSGSYIFDGKQTAQLSERALGHIRRQGIGFVFQQFFLLSTLTVKENVELPLLFGRARDRNPVIEVLDMVGLRHRQGHLPRELSGGEMQRVAIARALVNNPRLLLADEPTGNLDSANADRVMELFRQLNAGGITVIMVTHNSDLARQAERTITIRDGRIRGECEQWERE